One uncultured Carboxylicivirga sp. genomic window, CAATCATTGCATTCACCATTGGATGATGTTTAAGGGCAAGTGAAGCCGCCTTAATGAAGAAGGACATAAAGCCCAGTTTTACACCATGAGCATCGATAAATTTATTTTGATATTTTTTTCGGAGTGTCATCACAGCCGACATATCTACCTCATTGAAGGTAGTAAGCATGGCTGTTTCATTTTTTACAGAAACTAAACGCTGACTTAATTTCTTTCTTAAGCTGGTCATTTTTTGACGTTGCGCTTCTCTGCTGGCATCTAATGAAATAAAGGCTGATTTGCTGTTTCCTGAATCTAAAGAGGTTGGTGCATTTTTAGCCAGTTCTACCTCTTTGGAAGAGATTCTCTTTAAACCATTTATTACATCATCAACTGATAAGCCTGCTTCTTCCATCATTTTTTTAGCTACTGGAGATACTTTGGCTTTTTCATATTGAGATGGTTTTTCCTGAACGGGTTGTGCCGACTCTTTAACGGTTTCCTCCTTCTTTACTTCTGTTTCGAGGGAATCAACTTTTGAAGGTTCGGCCTGGGAAGTTGAAGGAGCCTCGCCTGCAAAATCAGTGTCGATTGAACAGGCAACTGAATCAACAGCCACTGTTTCTCCACTTTCTATCAAAATTTTAATTTTACCTGCT contains:
- the odhB gene encoding 2-oxoglutarate dehydrogenase complex dihydrolipoyllysine-residue succinyltransferase gives rise to the protein MIVEIKVPTPGESISEVELASWLVSDGDIVAKDQELAEIESDKATLALIASEAGKIKILIESGETVAVDSVACSIDTDFAGEAPSTSQAEPSKVDSLETEVKKEETVKESAQPVQEKPSQYEKAKVSPVAKKMMEEAGLSVDDVINGLKRISSKEVELAKNAPTSLDSGNSKSAFISLDASREAQRQKMTSLRKKLSQRLVSVKNETAMLTTFNEVDMSAVMTLRKKYQNKFIDAHGVKLGFMSFFIKAASLALKHHPMVNAMIDGEEIVMPEYHDISVAVQTPKGLMVPVIRNIETLQLHDIELSLKNMAAKARTGKISIEEMSGGTFTVTNGGVFGSMLSTPIINPPQSAIMGMHNIVERPVAVNGKVEIRPIMYLALSYDHRIIDGKDSVGFLVKVKEMIEDPAKLLQGGFNPEELVLGL